CGGTCTTGATTGGACGGGAGCCCGTCGAGCATCTGCTGCATACGGGCGACTTCGGTAGTCTGATCCACCTGGATGTCGGAAGCCAGCTTGAAGACGAAATCGTCCTGGGCAGCCCCATCGGTGGCGAACAGTTCATGAACCATAGTCACCGCGCCGTTGTGGTGCTGGATCATGTAGGTGAGGAAGAGCCGGTCGTACTCGACGCCGTGTGCGCGGGAGAGATCGAGAAGTTGCTGCGGCGACAACATGCCAGGCATCTGCATGTCCGTCATGTCCATGTCGGGCATCTGCATCCCCGAGTCCGGGGCCATCTTTCCGCCCGCGTCGACCTCCGGAACCGGCCGGTCCCGCTCACGGAGCCAGCGTTGCATCACAGCAATTTCGTCTTTCTGAGCGTTCGTGATCCGGGCGGTTAGCGTGAGTACCGAGGCATTCGCACCGTGGGTGGGTGCCCAGGCCGACATAACGAGCGCCTGGGCGTGATGATGGATCATGCCGGTCATGAAGTGGGCGTCGGCGTCACTGACCCGTTGCAGAGCGCTGTCTGCTCGGGCGCGGTACAGCGCTTCCAGTCGGGCGAGATCAGGGGCTGGCGGCGGGGCGTCTACGGCGCCGGCTTCAGAACGGGGCGCTGGGGTTGTCGGGCCGCCGACACCGGCACACGCGACCGTAGACAGTGCGCTCAGCAGCAGCGTGGCAGCAACATAGGTTAGAGGCAGGTGCCTCCGGGGATCGCTCATCATGCGTCTGAATCGGAGAGGTGGATGTTCAATAGGAAGCTGCAGCGGGAAGGCGACGAGGCCATCGTAGCCCCGTCGTAGACCGGCGACAACCGAGGCTGCCGTCCTCATCGAGCAGTGGAGACGGCTCCACAACACGGTCCGCCCTCACAGCGCCTGAGGCGGTCTACCTCCCGCCCCGGAGACGGTAAAACCATCAGATTGGTTCCTTCGGGGGCACGTCAATCCCGTCTGCCGCGACAGCAGCAATTCCTTACTGAGTAGTACTCGACCGACGACATCGAGCCGTTCGCCCAGATTCGCGAACTAGGTTGCCGCTGTACAATAGTCACTCGATGTGGCTAGGTGTCCCGTGTGGTCCAAAGAGTGCTCCAATGGCGAGTTATGGCGGAACGATAAGTGGATGGCTAGCACTGGTCGTTGTGTCGGCGGGCCTCACGGCGTGCGCAGGCCCCGACGAGTCAGCCACGCTCGCGATCATCCACGCCACCGTGATTGACGGGTCTGCTCCAGAGGCGAAGAGCGACCAGACTCTGCTGGTGAAGCACGGAAGAATCCAAGAGATGGGGCCCTCTGACAGCATCGACGTGCCCTCGGAGGCGACGGTCATTGATGCTACCGGTCGTCATGTCATCCCGGGGCTCTGGGATGTGCACGCTCACACCAACGCCGATCAGACAGTCTTGGATCTCTATTTGGCGAATGGTGTGACTGGCATCCGAGACATGGGATGTGATCCGCGCTGCGCAGAGCTGCTCGCCGAGCGCAGCGTCCTGGTGGCATCGGACTCGATCGTCGGCCCGCGGGTCGTGTGGAGCGGACCGAACATCGACGGCGCCTCTCCCATCGACTACGCGGGCCACGTTCATGTGACCGTCGCTGGCGCCGCCACGACGGTTGAGGATCTCAAGGCCGCGGGTGCGGACTTCATCAAAGTGCGCGACTGGCTCGCGCCCGACGAGTACGCTGCCGTTCTGGCTGCATCGCACATCCAAGGTCTGCCCGTCGACGGCCACGTCCCTACGTCGATGACCGTGACCGCGGTTGCTGCGGCCGGTCAACGCACGGTGGAGCATGGAGGAAGCGTACTCGGAGGCCTCCTGCTCGCAGCCTCGTCGGACGAGGAGGCCCTCCGCGCCGAGTTGCTCGCGGCCATGGACGCAGCGCGGACGTCAGGGCAGTTCTTCGCCCCGTTTGCACTGGCCATGGGCCCGGACTTCACCGACCGACTCCTGCGGACCTTCGATGAATCCAAGGCATCGCTCATCGTCGAGGCCTTTCGTGAAGCCGGGACGGCCCTCGTGCCCACACTTGTGGTGGGGCACCCAGCGTTCAGGTCAGTGGATCCAGAGTTCGATGGTCGACGAGTCCTGGAGGGTAGGCAGATGGACTACGTCTCAGGAGACGTTTTGGAGATGTGGAAGGCGAGCGCGACGTCGCCTCTCTTCGCCGGGGAAGGCATTCAGGCTGCGAGAGACCGATACGAGGCGCTCGCGGATCTCGTGGGCCGAATGCACCGTGCCGGAGTTCCAGTGCTGCCTGGGACAGATCTCAGCGTAGAGGCGCCGTGGCAGGTTGCGGGCTTCAGTCTCCACGACGAGTTGCTGCTATTGGTCGAAGCCGGCCTGTCTCCCATGGACGCCATCCGAGCGGCTACATC
The genomic region above belongs to Longimicrobiales bacterium and contains:
- a CDS encoding DUF305 domain-containing protein, which translates into the protein MMSDPRRHLPLTYVAATLLLSALSTVACAGVGGPTTPAPRSEAGAVDAPPPAPDLARLEALYRARADSALQRVSDADAHFMTGMIHHHAQALVMSAWAPTHGANASVLTLTARITNAQKDEIAVMQRWLRERDRPVPEVDAGGKMAPDSGMQMPDMDMTDMQMPGMLSPQQLLDLSRAHGVEYDRLFLTYMIQHHNGAVTMVHELFATDGAAQDDFVFKLASDIQVDQTTEVARMQQMLDGLPSNQDR
- a CDS encoding amidohydrolase family protein, with product MASYGGTISGWLALVVVSAGLTACAGPDESATLAIIHATVIDGSAPEAKSDQTLLVKHGRIQEMGPSDSIDVPSEATVIDATGRHVIPGLWDVHAHTNADQTVLDLYLANGVTGIRDMGCDPRCAELLAERSVLVASDSIVGPRVVWSGPNIDGASPIDYAGHVHVTVAGAATTVEDLKAAGADFIKVRDWLAPDEYAAVLAASHIQGLPVDGHVPTSMTVTAVAAAGQRTVEHGGSVLGGLLLAASSDEEALRAELLAAMDAARTSGQFFAPFALAMGPDFTDRLLRTFDESKASLIVEAFREAGTALVPTLVVGHPAFRSVDPEFDGRRVLEGRQMDYVSGDVLEMWKASATSPLFAGEGIQAARDRYEALADLVGRMHRAGVPVLPGTDLSVEAPWQVAGFSLHDELLLLVEAGLSPMDAIRAATSTPATVLGLIDLGTVEVGKLADLVILDADPLTDIRNTRRIAGVVSRGIYLGRPALDSLLTAAEEVASGARN